Proteins encoded within one genomic window of Sphingomonas sp. NBWT7:
- a CDS encoding arsenate reductase, which yields MRTTIYGIANCDTIKKARAWLAARGIEHAFHDYKKMGVDPAVLAAAVERFGWEKVLNRQGTTFRKLPEEDRTGLVATRALALMEANPSAIERPLLVHNEHIELGFDAQRYETLFA from the coding sequence ATGCGGACGACGATCTACGGCATCGCGAATTGCGACACGATCAAGAAGGCGCGGGCCTGGCTTGCGGCGCGCGGCATCGAGCACGCGTTTCACGACTACAAGAAAATGGGTGTGGACCCGGCGGTTCTGGCGGCCGCGGTCGAGCGGTTCGGCTGGGAAAAGGTGCTCAATCGCCAGGGCACGACGTTCCGCAAGCTCCCGGAGGAAGATCGGACCGGGCTGGTTGCGACGCGCGCGCTGGCGTTGATGGAAGCGAATCCGTCGGCGATCGAACGCCCGCTGCTTGTTCACAACGAACACATCGAACTCGGCTTCGACGCACAGCGGTACGAGACGCTTTTCGCGTGA
- a CDS encoding GNAT family acetyltransferase: MIVEASMADAAAVIALWTRCGLTRPWNSPDDDFRRAISGTSSTILKWCDEDRVTGSVMVGDDGHRGWVYYLAVDPTARRGGLGRRLMAAAEAWLRARGVAKLQLMVRDGNDTARLFYASLGMEPQPVAVFGRFLD; encoded by the coding sequence GTGATCGTCGAGGCCAGCATGGCGGATGCGGCGGCGGTGATCGCGCTGTGGACACGCTGCGGGCTGACGCGGCCATGGAATTCGCCGGATGACGACTTCCGCCGCGCGATCAGCGGCACATCCTCGACGATCTTGAAATGGTGCGACGAGGACCGCGTCACGGGTAGCGTGATGGTGGGTGACGACGGGCATCGCGGATGGGTCTATTACCTTGCGGTCGATCCTACCGCCCGCCGCGGGGGGCTGGGCCGACGGCTGATGGCGGCCGCCGAGGCGTGGTTGCGCGCGCGCGGTGTCGCGAAGTTGCAACTGATGGTGCGCGACGGAAACGACACGGCGCGACTGTTCTACGCCAGTCTTGGAATGGAGCCGCAGCCGGTTGCGGTGTTCGGCCGTTTCCTCGATTGA
- the bla gene encoding subclass B3 metallo-beta-lactamase — translation MLLASLLGAPATAQPDPPAWTRPIAPFNLLGPIDYVGTEGLAAYLIRTPAGAILIDAPMAENAAAVERAIAARGVKLADVKLILLSHAHFDHAGGLAALKRATGARLIVGAGDADAVSTGVPPGETSYGVIRFPPANVDRAIRDGGRVALGGVTLTAIATPGHTPGCTSWTMRLQHRGKPLEVLFACSVTVAGNKLVGNRRYPGIAADFARSFDRLGALKPDVVLPFHPETVDLIGRAKRRALVDRSILPKLVADARTAFAADLAKQRR, via the coding sequence GTGTTGCTGGCGTCGCTGCTGGGCGCACCGGCGACCGCGCAGCCCGATCCGCCCGCGTGGACCAGGCCGATCGCGCCGTTCAATCTCCTCGGGCCGATCGACTATGTCGGGACCGAGGGGCTCGCCGCGTATCTTATCCGCACGCCGGCGGGTGCGATCCTGATCGACGCGCCGATGGCGGAGAATGCGGCCGCAGTGGAGCGGGCGATCGCGGCGCGCGGGGTGAAGCTCGCCGACGTGAAGCTGATCCTGCTCAGCCACGCGCACTTCGATCATGCCGGCGGTCTCGCGGCGCTGAAGCGGGCAACGGGCGCGCGGCTGATCGTTGGCGCTGGCGATGCCGACGCGGTGTCGACCGGCGTGCCGCCGGGTGAGACGAGCTACGGCGTCATCCGCTTTCCGCCCGCAAACGTCGATCGGGCGATACGGGATGGCGGGCGCGTGGCGCTCGGCGGGGTTACGCTGACGGCGATCGCGACACCCGGGCACACCCCCGGCTGCACCAGCTGGACGATGCGCCTGCAGCACCGCGGCAAGCCGCTCGAGGTCCTATTTGCGTGCAGCGTCACGGTGGCGGGCAACAAGCTCGTCGGCAACAGGCGCTATCCCGGGATCGCCGCCGATTTCGCGCGCAGTTTCGACCGTCTTGGCGCGCTCAAGCCCGATGTGGTGCTGCCCTTTCACCCGGAAACGGTCGATCTGATCGGGCGGGCGAAGCGCAGGGCGCTGGTCGATCGCAGCATCCTGCCGAAATTGGTCGCGGACGCGCGCACCGCCTTCGCGGCAGACCTAGCCAAGCAGCGGCGGTGA
- the guaA gene encoding glutamine-hydrolyzing GMP synthase, with the protein MEHPDSILIVDFGSQVTQLIARRVREAGVYSEIAPFQSAEEAFARIRPRGVILSGGPASVVDEGSPRAPQAVFDSGVPVLGICYGQQVMNTQLGGRVEKGFSGEFGEAFVEVATGCGLFDGLWQEGERHQVWMSHGDHVAELAPGFVPVATSPGAPFAITADEQRRYYGMQFHPEVVHTPDGGRLIKNFARHVCGLAGDWTMAEFRETKIAEIRALVGNGRVICGLSGGVDSAVAAVLIHEAIGEQLTCVFVDHGLMRSGEADQVVSLFRGHYNIPLVHVNAEPLFMKGLAGVTDPETKRKFIGKTFIEVFESEAKKIGGADFLAQGTLYPDVIESVSFTGGPSVTIKSHHNVGGLPERMNMKLVEPLRELFKDEVRALGRELGLPEIFVGRHPFPGPGLAIRIPGEVTRERCDILRKADAIYLEEIRNAGLYDAIWQAFAVLLPVRSVGVMGDGRTYDSVLALRAVTSTDGMTAQAFEFPGGFLARVTTRIINEVRGINRVTYDYTSKPPGTIEWE; encoded by the coding sequence ATGGAGCACCCCGACAGCATTCTCATCGTCGATTTCGGCAGCCAGGTAACGCAGCTGATCGCGCGCCGCGTGCGCGAGGCGGGCGTGTACAGCGAGATCGCGCCGTTCCAGTCAGCCGAGGAGGCGTTCGCACGCATCAGGCCGCGCGGCGTGATCCTTTCCGGCGGTCCGGCATCGGTAGTCGACGAGGGCAGCCCGCGTGCGCCCCAGGCGGTGTTTGACAGCGGAGTGCCCGTGCTCGGCATCTGTTACGGCCAACAGGTGATGAACACTCAGCTCGGCGGGCGTGTCGAAAAGGGCTTTTCCGGAGAATTCGGCGAAGCCTTCGTCGAGGTGGCGACCGGGTGCGGGTTGTTCGACGGCCTGTGGCAGGAGGGCGAGCGCCATCAGGTGTGGATGAGCCACGGCGATCACGTCGCGGAGCTGGCACCGGGCTTCGTGCCGGTCGCGACGTCGCCAGGGGCGCCGTTCGCCATAACCGCGGACGAGCAGCGTCGCTATTACGGGATGCAATTCCATCCCGAGGTAGTGCACACGCCTGACGGCGGGCGGCTGATCAAGAATTTCGCACGTCACGTCTGCGGCCTCGCCGGGGACTGGACGATGGCCGAGTTCCGCGAAACCAAGATCGCGGAGATCCGGGCGCTGGTCGGCAACGGCCGCGTCATCTGCGGGCTTTCCGGGGGTGTCGATTCGGCAGTCGCGGCGGTGCTGATCCATGAGGCGATCGGCGAGCAGTTGACCTGCGTGTTCGTCGATCACGGGCTGATGCGCAGCGGCGAGGCCGATCAGGTCGTCAGCCTGTTCCGCGGCCATTACAACATCCCGCTGGTGCATGTGAACGCCGAGCCGCTGTTCATGAAAGGCCTTGCCGGCGTCACCGATCCCGAGACGAAGCGCAAGTTCATCGGCAAGACCTTCATCGAGGTGTTCGAGAGCGAAGCCAAGAAGATCGGCGGCGCCGATTTCCTCGCGCAGGGGACGCTATATCCGGACGTGATCGAGAGCGTCAGCTTCACCGGCGGGCCATCGGTGACGATCAAGAGCCACCACAATGTCGGGGGCCTGCCCGAGCGGATGAACATGAAGCTCGTCGAGCCGCTGCGCGAGCTGTTCAAGGACGAGGTGCGCGCGCTTGGGCGCGAGCTTGGCCTCCCCGAGATCTTCGTTGGGCGTCACCCATTTCCGGGGCCGGGCCTCGCGATCCGCATTCCCGGCGAGGTGACGCGCGAGCGCTGCGATATCCTGCGCAAGGCGGACGCGATCTATCTCGAAGAAATCCGCAATGCCGGCCTGTACGATGCAATCTGGCAGGCTTTCGCGGTGCTGCTGCCGGTGCGGTCGGTAGGGGTTATGGGCGACGGGCGCACCTACGACAGCGTCCTCGCGCTGCGCGCGGTGACCTCGACCGACGGGATGACCGCGCAGGCGTTCGAGTTTCCGGGCGGGTTCCTCGCGCGGGTCACGACGCGAATCATCAACGAGGTACGCGGCATCAACCGCGTGACGTACGATTACACCTCCAAGCCGCCGGGCACGATCGAGTGGGAATGA
- the rplQ gene encoding 50S ribosomal protein L17, translating into MRHRVGGRKLQRTSAHRTALFRNMSAALIKHEQITTTLAKAKELRPYIEKLITLGKKGGLSNRRLAHARLLDDAQLVKLFDVLAPRYADRNGGYTRVIKAGVRASDASPMAIIEFVDRDVSAKGQDSGPVMNDEDFDEAA; encoded by the coding sequence ATGCGTCACCGTGTAGGCGGCCGTAAGCTTCAGCGGACCTCGGCCCACCGCACCGCGCTGTTCCGCAATATGTCGGCAGCACTGATCAAGCACGAGCAGATCACCACCACGCTCGCCAAGGCGAAGGAGCTTCGCCCGTACATCGAGAAGCTGATTACGCTGGGCAAGAAGGGCGGCCTGTCGAATCGCCGTCTGGCCCACGCCCGGTTGCTCGACGACGCGCAGCTGGTGAAGCTGTTCGACGTGCTGGCGCCGCGCTACGCCGATCGCAACGGTGGCTATACCCGCGTGATCAAGGCGGGTGTTCGTGCATCGGACGCGTCGCCGATGGCGATCATCGAGTTCGTCGACCGCGACGTATCCGCCAAGGGGCAGGATTCGGGCCCGGTCATGAACGACGAGGATTTCGACGAGGCGGCATGA
- a CDS encoding DNA-directed RNA polymerase subunit alpha, with amino-acid sequence MSVNAKNWQELKKPNALEKKGGDGKRKSTFVAEPLERGFGLTLGNALRRVLLSSLQGAAVTSIKIENVLHEFSSLAGVREDVTDIVLNVKQIALKMQGEGPKRLQLSATGPAEVKAGDIAVSGDIEVMNPELIICHLDEGATLNMELTTDTGKGYVPATVNRPADAPIGLIPVDALYSPVRQVSYKVDPTRVGQDLDYDKLTLTVETDGTVTPEDALGYAGRILQDQLALFVHFDDSTVQRSAPIGMAAPAPAGSEDASDTQQINRYLLKKVDELELSVRSANCLKNDNIIYIGDLVGKTEAEMLRTPNFGRKSLNEIKEVLSSMGLRLGMEIPGWPPENIEEMAKKLEQEIMG; translated from the coding sequence TTGTCCGTCAACGCAAAGAACTGGCAGGAACTGAAGAAGCCCAACGCGCTCGAGAAGAAGGGCGGCGATGGCAAGCGCAAGTCGACCTTCGTCGCCGAGCCGCTCGAGCGGGGTTTCGGCCTGACGCTCGGCAACGCGCTGCGTCGCGTGCTGCTGTCGAGCCTCCAGGGTGCGGCCGTTACGTCGATCAAGATCGAAAACGTGCTGCATGAATTCTCGAGCCTCGCCGGCGTGCGCGAGGACGTGACCGACATCGTCCTCAACGTGAAGCAGATCGCGCTCAAGATGCAGGGCGAAGGTCCGAAGCGTCTGCAGCTGTCGGCGACCGGTCCGGCCGAGGTGAAGGCCGGCGACATCGCGGTTTCGGGTGACATCGAGGTGATGAACCCCGAGCTGATCATCTGCCACCTCGACGAAGGCGCGACGCTCAACATGGAGCTGACCACCGATACGGGGAAGGGCTATGTTCCCGCCACCGTCAACCGCCCGGCGGATGCGCCGATCGGCCTCATTCCGGTCGACGCGCTCTACTCGCCGGTACGGCAGGTCAGCTACAAGGTCGATCCAACCCGCGTCGGGCAGGACCTCGATTACGACAAGCTGACGTTGACGGTCGAGACCGATGGTACGGTGACACCGGAAGACGCGCTGGGCTATGCCGGACGCATTCTTCAGGATCAGCTGGCGCTGTTCGTCCACTTCGACGATTCGACCGTGCAGCGTTCCGCGCCGATCGGTATGGCGGCGCCGGCGCCGGCAGGCAGCGAAGATGCCAGCGACACGCAGCAGATCAACCGTTACCTCCTCAAGAAGGTCGACGAGCTCGAACTGTCGGTCCGCTCGGCCAATTGCCTTAAGAACGACAATATCATCTACATCGGTGATCTCGTCGGCAAGACTGAGGCGGAGATGCTGCGGACGCCGAACTTCGGCCGCAAGTCGCTGAACGAGATCAAGGAAGTGCTGTCGTCGATGGGCCTGCGTCTGGGCATGGAAATTCCGGGCTGGCCGCCTGAGAACATCGAAGAGATGGCCAAGAAGCTCGAGCAGGAGATCATGGGCTGA
- the rpsK gene encoding 30S ribosomal protein S11, with amino-acid sequence MAQAPQRIRRRERKNITAGVAHVNASFNNTMITITDAQGNAISWSSAGMMGFKGSRKSTPYAAQVAAEDAGKKAAEHGVRTLEVEVKGPGSGRESALRALQAVGFQITSIRDVTSIPHNGVRPSKRRRV; translated from the coding sequence ATGGCACAGGCACCGCAGCGTATTCGCCGTCGCGAGCGCAAGAACATCACCGCCGGCGTGGCGCACGTCAACGCCAGCTTCAACAATACCATGATCACCATCACCGACGCGCAGGGCAATGCGATCAGCTGGTCGTCGGCCGGCATGATGGGCTTCAAGGGTTCGCGTAAGTCGACCCCGTATGCCGCCCAGGTTGCTGCCGAGGACGCGGGCAAGAAGGCCGCCGAGCACGGCGTCCGCACGCTCGAGGTCGAGGTGAAGGGCCCGGGTTCGGGCCGCGAATCGGCGCTGCGCGCGCTGCAGGCGGTCGGCTTCCAGATCACGTCGATCCGCGACGTGACCTCGATCCCGCACAACGGTGTGCGTCCGTCGAAGCGCCGTCGCGTCTGA
- the rpsM gene encoding 30S ribosomal protein S13 has protein sequence MARIAGVNIPTNKRVLIALQYIHGIGPTKAKEITDKLEISAERRVQDLTDQEVLQIREAIDAGYTVEGDLRRQTAMNIKRLMDLACYRGLRHRKGLPVRGQRTHTNARTRKGKAKPIAGKKK, from the coding sequence ATGGCACGTATCGCGGGTGTCAACATCCCGACCAACAAGCGCGTTCTGATCGCGCTTCAGTATATCCACGGTATCGGCCCGACCAAGGCCAAGGAAATCACCGACAAGCTCGAGATTTCGGCCGAGCGCCGTGTTCAGGACCTGACCGATCAGGAAGTCCTGCAGATCCGCGAAGCGATCGACGCCGGCTACACTGTGGAGGGTGATCTTCGTCGCCAGACCGCGATGAACATCAAGCGCCTGATGGATCTCGCCTGCTACCGCGGCCTGCGTCACCGCAAGGGCCTGCCGGTCCGCGGCCAGCGCACGCACACCAATGCGCGCACGCGCAAGGGCAAGGCGAAGCCGATCGCAGGCAAGAAGAAGTAA
- a CDS encoding adenylate kinase has translation MNIILLGPPGAGKGTQSERLVAERGMVQLSTGDMLRAAVKADTPVGMQAKAVMDAGELVSDAIVSALIGENLDRLGDGQGAIFDGYPRTAAQAEALDLLLDERGRSLDHVIELEVNENALVERIVGRFTCGNCGAGYHDRFKQPKVADTCDVCGSHEFKRRPDDNEQTVRTRMAEYRAKTAPILPLYEARGLVRRVDGMADITVVTKAIEAILDS, from the coding sequence GTGAACATCATTCTTCTGGGCCCGCCGGGTGCGGGCAAGGGAACGCAGTCCGAGCGCCTCGTCGCCGAGCGTGGCATGGTCCAGCTCTCAACCGGCGACATGCTGCGCGCCGCGGTCAAGGCAGACACGCCGGTCGGCATGCAGGCCAAGGCGGTGATGGACGCGGGCGAGCTCGTTTCCGACGCGATCGTGTCGGCGCTGATCGGCGAGAATCTCGATCGGCTGGGCGACGGTCAGGGCGCGATCTTCGACGGCTATCCGCGCACTGCAGCGCAAGCCGAGGCGCTCGACTTGCTGCTCGACGAGCGCGGCCGCAGCCTCGATCACGTTATCGAGCTCGAAGTGAACGAGAATGCGCTGGTCGAGCGGATCGTCGGGCGCTTCACTTGCGGCAATTGCGGTGCGGGCTATCACGATCGGTTCAAGCAGCCGAAGGTCGCCGATACCTGCGACGTATGCGGCTCACACGAGTTCAAGCGGCGGCCCGACGACAACGAGCAGACCGTGCGCACGCGTATGGCTGAGTATCGCGCCAAGACGGCGCCGATCCTGCCGCTGTACGAGGCGCGCGGCCTCGTCCGCCGCGTCGACGGAATGGCGGACATCACCGTCGTCACCAAGGCGATCGAGGCGATCCTCGACAGCTGA
- the secY gene encoding preprotein translocase subunit SecY: protein MASAADQMAQSISLAKFAQATDLKKRLWFTIGALIVFRLLSYVPLPGIDPTGLAALAKQTQGGVLDFFNTFSGGALQRASLIALGVMPYITASIVVQLATSLSPQLAAIKKEGESGRKKLNQYTRYGTVLLTAIQGYVIATGLEAGGAVVEPGTLFRVAAVISLIGGTMFLMWIGEQITSRGIGNGISLIIMAGIVAHLPTTIVNLLEGGRTGSMNPAILIAIILAVAGLVLFICFMERAQRRILIQYPKRQTQRGMQADRSHLPLKINTAGVIPPIFASSLLLLPLTITQFAGNRVSGESWWGDAIIRLNQYLQHGSPLYMLLYGAGIVFFSFFYTAVVFNPEETAENLKRYGGFVPGIRPGKNTEQYFDYVLTRITVIGAAYLAFICLVPEYLVSALSIPFYLGGTSLLIVVNVTMDTVTQIQSHLLAHQYGDLIKKAKLKGGRLR from the coding sequence ATGGCATCCGCAGCCGACCAGATGGCGCAAAGCATCAGCCTCGCGAAGTTCGCGCAGGCGACCGATCTCAAGAAGAGGCTGTGGTTTACGATCGGCGCGCTGATCGTCTTCCGCCTGCTGAGCTACGTGCCGCTTCCCGGCATCGATCCGACGGGGCTGGCGGCGCTCGCCAAGCAGACCCAGGGCGGCGTGCTCGATTTCTTCAACACCTTCTCGGGCGGCGCGTTGCAGCGCGCCTCGCTGATCGCGCTCGGCGTGATGCCGTACATCACCGCCTCAATCGTGGTGCAGCTCGCGACCTCGCTGTCGCCGCAGCTCGCGGCGATCAAGAAGGAAGGCGAGAGCGGGCGCAAGAAGCTCAACCAGTACACGCGCTACGGCACCGTGCTGCTGACGGCGATCCAGGGCTATGTCATCGCCACCGGCCTCGAGGCCGGCGGTGCGGTGGTCGAGCCGGGGACGCTGTTCCGCGTCGCGGCGGTGATCTCGCTGATCGGCGGAACGATGTTCCTGATGTGGATCGGTGAACAGATCACCAGCCGCGGCATCGGCAACGGCATCTCGCTGATCATCATGGCCGGCATCGTCGCGCATCTGCCGACGACGATCGTCAACCTGCTCGAAGGCGGGCGCACGGGTTCGATGAACCCCGCGATCCTCATCGCGATCATCCTGGCGGTCGCCGGATTGGTGCTGTTCATCTGCTTCATGGAGCGCGCGCAGCGTCGCATCCTGATCCAGTATCCGAAGCGCCAGACGCAGCGCGGCATGCAGGCGGATCGCAGCCATCTGCCGCTCAAGATCAACACCGCGGGCGTGATCCCGCCGATCTTCGCCTCGTCGCTGCTGCTGCTGCCGCTGACCATCACCCAGTTCGCGGGCAACCGCGTCTCGGGCGAAAGCTGGTGGGGCGATGCGATCATCAGGCTCAACCAGTATCTTCAGCACGGCAGCCCGCTGTACATGCTGCTGTACGGCGCCGGCATCGTCTTCTTCTCGTTCTTTTATACGGCGGTGGTGTTCAATCCCGAGGAGACGGCGGAGAATCTGAAGCGCTACGGCGGCTTCGTTCCCGGCATCCGCCCGGGCAAGAACACCGAGCAGTATTTCGATTACGTGTTGACGCGAATCACCGTGATCGGTGCGGCGTATCTCGCCTTCATCTGCTTGGTGCCGGAGTATCTCGTGTCGGCGCTGTCGATTCCCTTCTACCTCGGCGGCACCAGCCTACTGATCGTGGTGAACGTGACGATGGACACGGTGACGCAGATTCAGTCGCACCTGCTGGCGCATCAATATGGCGACCTGATCAAGAAGGCGAAGCTGAAGGGCGGCCGCCTGCGCTGA
- the rplO gene encoding 50S ribosomal protein L15 translates to MKLNELRDNEGARHRRMRVGRGIGSGKGKTGGRGQKGQKSREGVSIAGFEGGQMPLHMRLPKRGFNNIFAKDYAVVNTGELQKAIDSGKLTGTDLDHAALKAAGLARGGKDGVRLLGKGEISAKLNLAVAGVSAGAREAIEKAGGSVTVIDVVAAADKAKAKKGKAREERLTNKAAKQGK, encoded by the coding sequence ATGAAACTGAACGAACTGCGCGACAACGAGGGCGCGCGCCATCGCCGGATGCGCGTGGGCCGTGGTATCGGCTCGGGCAAGGGCAAGACCGGCGGTCGCGGCCAGAAGGGCCAGAAGAGCCGTGAAGGCGTTTCGATCGCGGGCTTCGAGGGCGGCCAGATGCCGCTTCACATGCGTCTGCCGAAGCGCGGCTTCAACAACATCTTCGCCAAGGACTATGCCGTGGTCAACACCGGCGAGCTCCAGAAGGCAATCGACAGCGGCAAGCTGACCGGCACCGATCTCGACCATGCGGCGCTGAAGGCCGCTGGCCTGGCGCGGGGCGGCAAGGATGGTGTCCGCCTGCTCGGCAAGGGCGAAATCAGCGCGAAGCTCAACCTCGCGGTCGCTGGCGTCTCCGCCGGTGCGCGAGAGGCGATCGAGAAGGCTGGCGGCAGCGTTACCGTGATCGACGTCGTCGCCGCGGCCGACAAGGCGAAGGCGAAGAAGGGCAAGGCGCGCGAAGAGCGTCTCACCAACAAGGCCGCCAAGCAGGGCAAGTAA
- the rpmD gene encoding 50S ribosomal protein L30: protein MATIKVKQTGSPIRRTKDQRATLVGLGLNKMHRVSELEDSPEVRGMIRKVHHMVEVQD, encoded by the coding sequence ATGGCAACGATCAAGGTAAAGCAGACCGGATCGCCGATCCGTCGCACCAAGGACCAGCGCGCGACGCTTGTCGGGCTGGGCCTCAACAAGATGCACCGTGTTTCGGAGCTCGAGGATAGCCCCGAGGTCCGCGGCATGATCCGCAAGGTGCATCACATGGTGGAAGTGCAGGACTGA
- the rpsE gene encoding 30S ribosomal protein S5 — protein MADENNTPDTPQQDAPATTQAEAPQQGGGYQGGGGGGYQGGGRGRGGPGGGGNRGRGGPGGNRGGPGGRRDGRRDDRNRDDGGEELIEKLVHINRVSKTVKGGKRFGFAALVVVGDGKGRVGFGHGKAREVPEAISKATASAKKAMVRVPLKEGRTLHHDVNGHFGAGRVTVRSAPQGTGIIAGGPMRAIFESLGVADVVTKSVGTSNPYNMIRATFEALNNQTSPKSVAQRRGKKIADLLGRGGSQTAEADAAAVTE, from the coding sequence ATGGCTGACGAGAACAACACGCCGGACACGCCGCAGCAGGACGCGCCTGCCACCACGCAGGCCGAAGCGCCCCAGCAGGGCGGCGGTTACCAGGGGGGCGGCGGTGGCGGCTACCAGGGCGGTGGTCGCGGGCGCGGCGGCCCGGGCGGCGGCGGCAATCGCGGTCGCGGTGGCCCCGGCGGCAATCGCGGTGGTCCCGGTGGGCGCCGTGACGGGCGTCGCGACGATCGCAATCGCGATGATGGTGGCGAGGAGCTGATCGAGAAGCTCGTTCACATCAACCGCGTGTCGAAGACGGTGAAGGGCGGCAAGCGCTTCGGCTTCGCGGCGCTGGTCGTCGTGGGCGATGGCAAGGGCCGCGTCGGCTTCGGCCACGGCAAGGCGCGCGAGGTGCCCGAGGCGATCTCCAAGGCGACCGCATCGGCCAAGAAGGCGATGGTGCGCGTGCCGCTGAAGGAAGGCCGCACGCTGCATCATGACGTCAACGGTCACTTCGGAGCCGGCCGCGTGACGGTGCGCTCGGCGCCGCAGGGTACCGGCATCATCGCCGGCGGCCCGATGCGCGCGATCTTCGAGTCGCTCGGTGTCGCCGACGTGGTGACCAAGTCGGTCGGCACGTCGAACCCCTACAACATGATCCGCGCCACGTTCGAGGCGCTGAACAATCAGACTTCGCCGAAGTCGGTCGCTCAGCGTCGTGGCAAGAAGATCGCCGACCTGCTCGGCCGCGGTGGTTCGCAGACCGCCGAGGCGGACGCTGCGGCCGTCACGGAGTAA
- the rplR gene encoding 50S ribosomal protein L18, producing MTKGLSLFEKRRRRNRTALRARSGTRPRLSIHRSGKHIYAQVIDDAQGRTVAAASTLQGHEGSTANIDAATAVGTRIAEAAKAAGVTQVVFDRGGFLFHGRVKALAEAARAAGLEF from the coding sequence GTGACCAAGGGCCTTTCGCTTTTCGAGAAGCGGCGTCGCCGCAACCGCACGGCGCTTCGCGCGCGCAGCGGCACGCGTCCTCGCCTGTCGATCCACCGTTCGGGCAAGCACATCTATGCCCAGGTGATCGACGACGCGCAGGGTCGCACCGTCGCGGCGGCATCGACGCTGCAGGGCCACGAGGGCTCGACCGCGAACATCGACGCGGCGACGGCGGTCGGCACGCGCATCGCGGAGGCCGCGAAGGCGGCCGGCGTGACGCAGGTCGTGTTCGATCGTGGCGGCTTCCTCTTTCACGGCCGGGTGAAGGCGCTGGCGGAAGCCGCGCGCGCAGCCGGACTGGAGTTCTAA
- the rplF gene encoding 50S ribosomal protein L6, with amino-acid sequence MSRIGKKAVAVPAGVTATVDGNKLSVKGPKGTLAMQMSDLITYDVQSDGIAVQPANDTKKARAFWGMQRTMVQNLVTGVTEGFSKKLVITGVGYRAAAQGRNLKLQLGYSHDVNIDVPEGIEVKTPDATTVEISGADKQKVGQLAAEIRRWRKPEPYKGKGIKYDGEFIFRKEGKKK; translated from the coding sequence ATGAGCCGCATCGGTAAGAAGGCCGTGGCCGTACCTGCGGGCGTGACCGCGACGGTCGATGGCAACAAGCTGTCGGTCAAGGGCCCCAAGGGCACGTTGGCCATGCAGATGTCCGACCTCATCACCTACGACGTGCAGTCGGACGGCATCGCGGTGCAGCCGGCGAACGACACCAAGAAGGCGCGCGCCTTCTGGGGCATGCAGCGGACCATGGTGCAGAACCTGGTGACCGGCGTGACCGAAGGCTTCAGCAAGAAGCTGGTGATCACGGGCGTCGGCTATCGTGCGGCGGCGCAGGGTCGCAACCTCAAGCTGCAGCTCGGCTACAGCCACGACGTCAACATCGACGTGCCGGAAGGCATCGAGGTGAAGACGCCGGACGCGACCACCGTCGAGATCAGCGGTGCCGACAAGCAGAAGGTCGGTCAGCTGGCCGCCGAGATCCGCCGCTGGCGCAAGCCCGAGCCGTACAAGGGCAAGGGCATCAAGTACGACGGCGAGTTCATCTTCCGTAAGGAAGGAAAGAAGAAGTGA
- the rpsH gene encoding 30S ribosomal protein S8, producing the protein MAVTDPLGDLLTRIRNGQRAKKDSVLSPASKLRVRVLDVLQREGYIRGYSEEEMGPVKGVRIELKYFEGQPAIKHVARVSKPGRRIYSGSNDLPRIMNGLGITIVSTPRGVLSDAEAREQNVGGEVLAEVF; encoded by the coding sequence ATGGCAGTGACCGATCCCCTGGGTGACCTGCTCACCCGCATCCGCAACGGGCAGCGGGCGAAGAAGGACTCCGTCCTCTCGCCGGCGTCCAAGCTGCGCGTTCGCGTGCTCGACGTGCTTCAGCGCGAGGGCTACATCCGCGGCTACAGTGAAGAAGAGATGGGCCCCGTCAAGGGTGTCCGCATCGAGCTCAAGTATTTCGAGGGTCAGCCGGCGATCAAGCACGTCGCGCGCGTCTCGAAGCCGGGTCGCCGGATCTACAGCGGGTCGAACGACCTGCCGCGGATCATGAACGGCCTGGGCATCACCATCGTCTCGACGCCGCGCGGCGTGCTCTCGGATGCCGAGGCGCGCGAGCAGAACGTCGGCGGCGAAGTGCTCGCGGAGGTGTTCTGA